The DNA sequence CTCCGTGCAGCACGTGGTCGTTAATACCGTCTTTCGGATAGCGTGGCCCCTGATGATTGTTATAAAGCCGTGCCGTATTGGTTTCATTTTCGCAGAAAAGCCAGGTAGGCTTGCCCTCGGCGTGGCATACGTACTGGCCCAGCGCCGATCCTTCGGCAATGACGGTGCCGTCCGGCTGGAGCACGAGTGCGGGCCGTTGGCGCGGTACCCCGTCAGAGTCGTCGCCCCAGTGCCACGTATTGCGGAACCAGAGCGTGGGCAAGAGATGGAGCACCGCCGGATCAGGGTTTTGCGCCCGTGCCGCCCGGTTATGGACCGTTACGATCATCAGGATATCACGCGGTCCTGCTTTGGCGTATTCGATGAACACATCGAAATACCGATCATCGTCAAAGAGGCCGGTGTCGAGCAGTTCAAATTCAGGCTCCAGCCGGGTCCGCTGCCTGTTTTCGGCCAGCAGCCGTTCGTACGGATACGCCTGCTGGGGATACTTGTAAAGCATCCGCTGGTAAGCGTGCGAAGGCGTAGCGTCCAGGTAATAATACAGTTCCTTAACGTCTTCGCCGTGATTTCCCTCGTTGTTTGTCAGGCCGAAGTATCGCTCTTTCAGAATGGGGTCGCAGCCGTTCCAGAGCGCCAAACCCAGGCACATCTGCTGCTTGTCGTCGCAGAAACCCGCGATGCCGTCTTCTCCCCAGCGATAAGCGTAGCTGCGTGCCCGATCGTGGGTGGTAAAATTCCAGGCGTCGCCGTTGGCGCTGTAGTCTTCGCGAACCGTTCCCCACTGCCGATCGGAGACATAAGGTCCCCACTGTCGCCAGGCGGGATCGTCCAGACGCTGCTGTTCACTAGTCATGTTTTGGGTAGGCTACAAAATCAACCGCCATCGGCAAACGATTCAAACACGGTCATGCCGCCGTCGATAAAAATGCTGGCACCCGTAATGTAATCAGATTTATCGGATGCCAGAAAAACAGCGAGGTTACCAATATCTTTCGGCTGGCCGATTCGGTTATACGGAATAAGCTGCATCAGGCTGTTGAGCGCCTGTGGCGTATCCCAGGCGGGCCGGTTGATGGGTGTCTGAATAGCGCCGGGGCATATGCTGTTGACCCGGATCTGGCGGTCGCCATACTCCTGCGCCAGCGATTGCATGAGCATTTTTATAGCTCCCTTCGAGGAGGCATAGTTCACGTGACCCGCCCACGGAATAAGTTCGTGGACCGAACTCATGCAGATGATCTTGCCCGTAGCGGCCGACACCTCGGGGCGCGGCCCCCGGCGCAGGAACTCCCGGATGGCTTCCCGGGCGCACAAAAACTGCCCCGTCAGGTTCACATCGATAACTTTCTGCCATTGGGCGAGGGTCATCTCGTCGAATTTGGCGTCTTGCTGAAGACCGGCATTGTTGACCAGAATATCGACCGTTCCGTAAGCAGCCACCACATCGGCAAACATCTTGATCACCTCATCTTCCTTACTGACATCGCATTTGATAACCATACCCGCACCGCCCGCGTCGGTAATTTCTTTCAGGATGGCATCGGCAGCCTCGGTCGATTTATCCGACGAGTGGTTGATAATGACCGTTGCCCCGGCCTCAGCCATGGACTTTGCAATACCGGTACCGATACCACTGCTGGCTCCGGTAATAATGGCGATTTGCCCTTTCAGTTCAGTATCCATCAAAAAGCTGTTTACATAGGTAAGTCGATTCGGTGAGGTTTGGTTTATGAAAAATTTGGCATGAAATGACTATGTTCGGTAACGGCAGCCGTTGCGTCTACCCCTCCGGACTAGTCGGCTACTGCCGTTTCATCCGCCACTTTCGCTCTTCTTACCGCTATGTTCACCACCAAACGGGTTCCTTTTTACGTCGTTTTTCCGTTCGCTCTGCGTTCGGTAGTCCTCTTTCTGGCCTACTCCATCCTGATCTGTGTTCTTTATTCGGTGGCGGGCTGGACGTTTCTGGCTATTCCATTCGTGCCCGTAGCCACCATCGGGACGGCCGTTGCTTTTTACGTAGGTTTTAAAAGCAACTCCTCCTACGACCGGCTTTGGGAAGCCCGGCGCATTTGGGGCAGTCTGACCAACGCCAGCCGGTCCTGGGGCATAATGGTCCTGGATTATATTACAAATCGGGATACCCGTAATCCGCTGCCCGAAGAAGGGCTGCAGGAAATCAAACGCGAACTGATTTATCGGCACCTGGCTTTCCTGACGGCCCTTCGCGTACAGCTCCGGCAAAAACCCGTCTGGGAGCTGCACCGCGACCCCGCCCACGAGGTTGTGGAACGGATTAAAGAATTCCGGCAGTGCAGCCTCGACAAGGAGTTGAGCCGGTTTCTGTCCGACCGGGACATTGAGCAACTCATCAAGCACCCGAACCCCGCTACGGTGCTCATGCGCCAGCAGTCGGACCGGCTCCGGCAGCTACGCGATGAGCAGTACATTACCGACTACTACCACGTCGATCTGGAACGGATGCTGGTCGAGTTTTACAACCAGCAAGGGGCCTGCGAGCGAATCAAGTCATTCCCATTTCCGCGTCAGTACGCTTTTTTCAGCTACGTGTTTGTGTGGTTGTTCATTGCCGTCCTTCCCTTTGGTCTGCTGACCGAGATGGCACGGACCAGCAGCTGGCACGTCTGGCTCACGGTCCCGTTCTTTACCGTCATTGCCTGGATCTTCAACACCATGGAAATTGTGGGCGACACCAGCGAAAACCCGTTCGAGAACAGCATCAACGACGTACCAATGACGGCTATTTGCCGCAACATTGAAATTGACCTGCGCGATATGCTCGGCGAAACGGAATTACCCAAACGGATTCAGTCCATCAATAACATCCTCATGTAAGGTCTGACTCCACCGGGAAAGGCACGCGCCAACCGACTGGATCTTGGACAAAAGCCAGACAGACAAAAATTGTACTAAAAAATAGATTTTGTACTTTTCCGTTTAAAAATAGCGACTACTGCGATAAAAGTGACAATCGTTCAAATTATTAGAATAATACAACCCATGAGCAATTTATAGGGACTTATTGCACTTTTCTAATATTGACGCTATTATCCTAATACTGAATTGTCTTTTTAGACGAACTTTTGCTAAAACGTTGGTTGCCAAGGGTTGTACACTTGCATTGAGGAAGTTGGTTGCCCCACCTTTGTCCCGGTCAAACAACCAAACAACCACCAACCAACCAATGAAAAAGTTTCGTTTATCAATCGCTGTACTGCTGTCAGTATGGAGTCTGGCAGGCATGGGAGATGCCAAAGCCGACAATGGTTCGGGAGCTAATGGGGTGAAAATCGAGAAGTCCGAGAATAAGAAAGTTCGCCTATATATCCCAACCGAAGCATCCAAGTCATCGTCTTCTATCGATGTAGCCATCATCGACCTCGACGGTAACGTGCTTTACCAGGGTGTCGCCGTTCCGAGCAAATCGGGCCTGCAATCGTTCAACCTGAAAAACCTGCCCGATGGTCAGTATTACATCACGGCCAGCAACAACACCTGGTGGATGTCACAGGGCGTGACCGTCCGGGGCAACGGCCTGATCGTCGACTCACGGAACCTGCAACAGGTTATGGAGCCAACGATTACCGCCTACGAAAAGAACAAAATTGAAGTGAAGATGCCCGCTACCAACGTTTCGGATGCGAGCGTAGCCATCTACGACGCCCAGAATGTTCTGGTACACGCCGAACGGATGGAGAGCAGTGCCCGCCGGTTCGACCTATCGACGCTGCCCGAAGGTGCCTACACCCTGGTAGTAGGTCCTGAGCAGAAGCACTTCTCGGCCCGCGTAAACGTTCAGCGGTAACCGGATCGGCCTCTCGGACAGGCCCGATCTGACGAATAGCCTAAGACGCCCCCACCAAGCTAAATAGCCTGGTGGGGGCGTCTTAGCTATACAGTGATTACAACGGCGAACGACAAATCAAACCCGGCCTATGCCCCTGGTCAGGGTTGATCGGTCGGTCAGCGGTTGTAACGTAATTACAGTACTGAGTCACTGGCGTCGGGCTCCACGACTTCAGCCGGTGGCGATTCGGGGTCCTGTTTTTTCTGCTGGTTCATCAATTTAGCCAGCTTAGGCGATATATCGGGTTCTTCACCCCGCAACCGCAGGATCGACAGTTCTTTCATCTTCGATTCAAAGACAATATCCACGTCCCGACCGTAGGTATTGACGGGTGCGTACAGCCAGTCGGCGTGGGCTTCTTTGCGGGCTTTTGGATCTTCGCGCTCCTGCCGCGAATCGGAATAGTGAAAGACCGGTCGAACGTCCCAGGTGTCGTAGGCCATCACAAATGCCTCTTCCTGCGTTAGTCCGCCGGGATGGAGAGAATGGTGGAAATAGTCAAAGACAATGGGCGTACCAATGGTTTCATAAACGGGTACCAGATCCGCAACGCCGTAGAGCGTGGTCCGGTCATCGTTTTCGACCGTCAATCGGGCACGCAGGTTGGCGGACAATCGGCTGAAGTTTTGACAGAACCGGGCTAACGTAGCCACTTTGTCACCGTAGGTACCACCCGCGTGAATATTAATTTTATTCCAGTGCGACGGAGCAAGTCCCATTAAATCGAACACCTCCGACTGGTATTCGAGATCGACAATGGTGTTGTCGAGTACCTTGCCCTGACCAGCCAGGTGGTTGAACGGGCCGGGGTGCATGGTTAGCCGAATGGGCCGGGTTCCAATCTCTTCGAGGGTAGCCCGAATTTCGGTATAGTCGGGCAGGCTGGAAATCCGGTATTCTGATGCCCAGGGAAACAAATCGGACGAAATCCGGAAAAGGCCAAAGCCGTGCACCAGATTCCAGTCTACAATTTTTAGGAGATCCTGCACGTTTTTGAGGGCTAATTCGGAGGCATAGGCAACGCCCTTTTCGACGAATGTCTTTTTGATCATCCCCCGATTTGTCATAATTTTATCTACCTGCAGACTTAAATTGATACAGGCGTAGCCCACGTTGACTGGTGATAACTTCATAACCAATTAACCTAATTAACACCTTGGGGTTTCAATTTTCTACCGTTCGTTCAAAAGTCAGTTCGATTCGGTGACAATGGGTGGTCGATCACTTATATTTCACTGTACCCAAACCGGCTCCATGAAAGCGTCGTTCACCTGGTTTCCGCTGTCTTGTCTGGCATTGACCAGTTGCGTCAACCTGCAGTCCGTTCAACTGTTTGGCACTGCTTCGGCGGTTTCGCTCCAACAGTATACGGCCGTTCCCGCTACGTTTACCGGTTTTTACCGACAACGGGTGCGGGACGACTCCCTCAGCCGACACCCGTTTGGCCGTATTCCGCTCATAGGCATTGACTTCTCGGATCGGGTCCGGCAGGATTCACTCCGGTCCTACCTACTTGCCGACAGCCTGACCAAAGCGGGGACCCAGCTGCTGACCGCTTATTTCAACGCGCTGGCCAACCTGGCTGTTACCGGAAAAGCATTTGTCCCGGTTCGGCTGGCGTCGCCTACGGTTGAGCGTTTTTTGCAGACCCCGGCCGTTAAACTAACGCCGGAGCAATCGGCGTCCTTTATCCGAATGGCGAATCTGCTGGGTTCAATTGGAACGGGTGCCTACCGCCGTCGCCGGCTATCGCTCCTGTTGACGCAGAGCCACGACGATGTACACCAGGTGCTGGGTGCGCTTGCTTTTGCCTACGAACGGCTGGCTGCAGTGGTCGACATCAGCCGCGATCAGCAATACGGCTACTACAAGAACCTGTTGATTCAGGACCCAACGCTTACCTATACCCAAAAGCAGGACCTGGCCCGGCAGTGGATACAAACGAGCCAGACCATCGAACAAACCCGGCAGGCCGTGCTGAC is a window from the Spirosoma rigui genome containing:
- a CDS encoding glucose 1-dehydrogenase, with the protein product MDTELKGQIAIITGASSGIGTGIAKSMAEAGATVIINHSSDKSTEAADAILKEITDAGGAGMVIKCDVSKEDEVIKMFADVVAAYGTVDILVNNAGLQQDAKFDEMTLAQWQKVIDVNLTGQFLCAREAIREFLRRGPRPEVSAATGKIICMSSVHELIPWAGHVNYASSKGAIKMLMQSLAQEYGDRQIRVNSICPGAIQTPINRPAWDTPQALNSLMQLIPYNRIGQPKDIGNLAVFLASDKSDYITGASIFIDGGMTVFESFADGG
- a CDS encoding bestrophin family protein, translating into MFTTKRVPFYVVFPFALRSVVLFLAYSILICVLYSVAGWTFLAIPFVPVATIGTAVAFYVGFKSNSSYDRLWEARRIWGSLTNASRSWGIMVLDYITNRDTRNPLPEEGLQEIKRELIYRHLAFLTALRVQLRQKPVWELHRDPAHEVVERIKEFRQCSLDKELSRFLSDRDIEQLIKHPNPATVLMRQQSDRLRQLRDEQYITDYYHVDLERMLVEFYNQQGACERIKSFPFPRQYAFFSYVFVWLFIAVLPFGLLTEMARTSSWHVWLTVPFFTVIAWIFNTMEIVGDTSENPFENSINDVPMTAICRNIEIDLRDMLGETELPKRIQSINNILM
- the uvsE gene encoding UV DNA damage repair endonuclease UvsE, coding for MKLSPVNVGYACINLSLQVDKIMTNRGMIKKTFVEKGVAYASELALKNVQDLLKIVDWNLVHGFGLFRISSDLFPWASEYRISSLPDYTEIRATLEEIGTRPIRLTMHPGPFNHLAGQGKVLDNTIVDLEYQSEVFDLMGLAPSHWNKINIHAGGTYGDKVATLARFCQNFSRLSANLRARLTVENDDRTTLYGVADLVPVYETIGTPIVFDYFHHSLHPGGLTQEEAFVMAYDTWDVRPVFHYSDSRQEREDPKARKEAHADWLYAPVNTYGRDVDIVFESKMKELSILRLRGEEPDISPKLAKLMNQQKKQDPESPPAEVVEPDASDSVL